From the Campylobacter sp. CNRCH_2014_0184h genome, one window contains:
- a CDS encoding rhodanese-like domain-containing protein, with protein MKNIAISKDILHEFCIVDVRTPGEWKSGVIKEAILIALCDDNGFMNENFIQEFKEKVDYQNKNIAFVCATGSRSKHTAMMIEDALGIECTNLDGGMVALLSQGYEATKKEG; from the coding sequence ATGAAAAATATAGCTATTTCTAAAGATATTTTGCACGAATTTTGCATTGTAGATGTAAGAACTCCTGGCGAATGGAAAAGCGGGGTTATAAAAGAAGCTATACTCATCGCACTTTGCGATGATAATGGCTTTATGAATGAAAATTTCATCCAAGAATTTAAAGAAAAAGTAGATTATCAAAATAAAAACATAGCCTTTGTATGTGCTACAGGCTCAAGAAGCAAACATACTGCTATGATGATAGAAGATGCTCTAGGTATAGAATGTACTAATCTAGATGGTGGCATGGTAGCGCTTTTATCACAAGGTTATGAAGCTACAAAAAAAGAAGGTTGA